In a single window of the Raphanus sativus cultivar WK10039 chromosome 9, ASM80110v3, whole genome shotgun sequence genome:
- the LOC108825987 gene encoding CASP-like protein 4A4 isoform X1, with product MKEHKDHVVVITYGPSSEGSATASPFSHQAPSVPTPSSLAYSVTPPASRFSSRRPSVHVTGLVLRFISLVLCFVSALSLAVNVHRPSQRHRSQSSSSFASYPELLNNICRYCFGVAVTGLVYTSLQTFKGVCDITHRGVLISESISDYISFILDQVICYLLVSSSSVTIAWIQHANGDAIKTLQSNSIVSASMAFSAFFVLALSSLLSGYKLCKRFMW from the exons ATGAAAGAACACAAAGATCACGTCGTGGTGATCACCTACGGACCATCCTCGGAGGGTTCAGCGACGGCTTCGCCATTCTCTCACCAGGCCCCGTCAGTTCCGACGCCGTCTTCATTGGCATACTCAGTAACGCCGCCAGCATCGAGGTTCAGCTCCCGGCGACCGTCGGTTCATGTTACTGGTTTGGTTCTCCGGTTTATAAGTTTGGTTCTATGTTTTGTCTCTGCTCTTTCACTGGCAGTGAATGTTCATCGGCCTTCGCAGAGACATAGGTCTCAGAGCTCCTCGAGTTTCGCTTCATATCCTGAACTATT aaacaataTATGTAGGTATTGTTTTGGTGTAGCAGTGACAGGACTCGTTTATACATCTCTGCAAACATTCAAAGGAGTTTGTGATATTACTCACAGAGGAGTTCTAATCTCTGAGTCTATCTCGGATTACATCAGCTTCATTCTGGATCAG gttATATGTTATCTACTAGTATCATCTTCTTCCGTGACAATTGCGTGGATCCAACATGCAAACGGCGATGCGATCAAAACACTTCAAAGTAATTCCATCGTTTCAGCTTCAATGGCTTTCTctgctttttttgttttggcacTCTCGAGCCTCTTGTCTGGGTATAAGCTTTGTAAGAGATTTATGTGGTAA
- the LOC108827571 gene encoding protein unc-13 homolog isoform X1: protein MNSLLERYRNDRRKLMEFLMSSGLVKELRSPSGSSLSPADLDALSADYVLDCVKSGGVVDVSKATKKFNFESSFPVTIHSESRDSYFLVSSPDAAGSPPRRLPPQPVNMEKSSNNAHIDSSNTPSPIHNHIFKEESPDIKPMKPIKIVSLGLPPLRTGLSDDDLREAAYELMIASMLLSSVDAYPTQRRKMEKGSKLLLSLKRKEKPQLQPQTSSNAHSEVINMIRVQMQISSKMDTCIRRNLVQLAQLRTGEQIDLPQLALGLLVGIFKSDFPNEKLYIKWKTRQANLLEESLCFSRGLEKNERATLRKCLATIRESKEWDVVMSSSLRIDVLSSIRHVASKLSSLPGRCGIEAETYYWTAIYHLNIRLYEKLLFGVFDVLDEGQLIEDASSMLFHLKSIWSTLGITENLHSAIYGWVLFQQFVSTGEPSLLGSAIKELQKVTSTEEGNPKEDLYLSRLVCSRQTIGAEIHLSLSKAIFTSVSAWCDDKLQDYHLHFGKKPRDFGMLVSLASTVGLPPSDSTRTELIKLDRLSDDVGDKIQSYVQNSIKGACARAAHFAYVKSHGERTHALALLANELSVIAKAEINEFVPVFSKWLPECMMISAMLLHRFYGERLTPFLEGVSSLSGDVRKVVPAAYMLEEELTQLYRCHSKSKLHKPYLHKLKNYEVEKVIKPVMLDWLISQHDHILQWTRRAFEIEEWEPVSVHQRHAPSIVEIFRIIEETVSQLFGLHLPVDITHLQALLSIIYHSLDTYLQRIYDQLVDKKLLYPSAPPLTRFTEGVMPAMKRKSLEFAEPDNKMVKKLAELTIPKLCIRLNTLCYIQRQISATEDGIRNSLTLVRSSLEKRSKIEANEAEEENSLTHSEAVDELFATTYDSLRETNANCITKTRDLIGARVIFWDLRDMFLVQLYNGTVEGARLERLLPHIDTVLDNVCSLSYEDSRDMVVLSICRSALEAYVRVLLDGGPTRAYSDSDIPLMEEDLSILKEFFIADGEGLPRSLVEQEAKQAKEILDLYSLESEMLIQMLMTASELIDMGVSSEQRRLEDAQTLVRVLCHKKDRTASKFLKRQYEFPMSSEYEDPTSNHPVLSEIVRSTSTRWSLTSQSSFSSIKKKIQDATSEIRNNSGW from the exons ATGAACTCTCTGTTGGAGCGTTACAGGAACGATCGGCGGAAGCTCATGGAGTTTCTTATGTCTTCGGGTTTGGTGAAGGAGCTTCGTTCCCCTTCtggttcttctctctctcctgcCGATTTGGATGCTCTCAGCGCCGATTATGTTTTGGATTGCGTGAAATCAG GTGGTGTAGTTGATGTATCCAAGGCCACAAAGAAATTCAATTTTGAGTCTTCATTCCCTGTCACG ATACACTCTGAGTCTAGAGATTCCTATTTTCTTGTGTCGAGTCCAGATGCAGCAGGTTCTCCCCCTCGTCGCTTACCTCCCCAGCCGGTTAACATGGAAAAGTCTAGCAACAATGCTCACATTGATTCTTCTAATACTCCTTCACCTATACACAACCACATTTTCAAAGAGGAATCACCTGACATCAAACCCATGAAACCTATCAAAATCGTTTCTCTCGGCTTGCCACCCTTGAGAACAG GGTTATCGGATGATGATTTGCGAGAAGCTGCTTATGAATTAATGATTGCGTCTATGTTACTTTCGAG TGTTGATGCATATCCTACTCAGAGAAGAAAGATGGAAAAAGGCTCAAAACTTTTGTTAAGTTTGAAGAGAAAGGAGAAACCACAGCTACAGCCTCAGACCTCTAGTAATGCTCACTCAGAGGTCATCAACATGATCCGTGTCCAGATGCAG ATTTCATCAAAGATGGATACATGCATACGGAGAAATCTGGTACAATTGGCTCAATTGAGGACAGGTGAACAAATCGATCTTCCACAGTTAGCATTGGGGCTTTTGGTTGGTATATTCAAATCAGATTTTCCTAATGAAAAACTCTACATCAAGTGGAAGACTAGACAG GCCAACTTACTAGAAgaatctctctgtttctctcgtGGTCTGGAGAAAAATGAACGAGCAACTTTGAGAAAATGCCTTGCAACGATTAGAGAATCAAAG GAATGGGACGTTGTAATGTCTTCTTCACTGCGGATTGATGTTCTATCTTCTATAAGGCATGTAGCATCAAAGTTGTCATCACTACCAGGCCGATGTGGAATTGAAGCAGAAACATATTATTGGACTGCTATATATCACTTAAACATTAGACTCTATGAGAAATTGTTATTTGGCGTATTTGATGTTCTTGACGAGGGTCAACTCATAGAG GATGCCTCATCAATGCTTTTCCATTTGAAATCAATTTGGTCGACATTGGGCATAACTGAGAACCTACATAGTGCAATATATGGATGGGTTCTTTTTCAACAG TTTGTGAGCACAGGTGAACCTTCTCTTCTAGGAAGCGCAATTAAGGAGTTACAGAAAGTTACTTCCACTGAAGAGGGCAACCCGAAGGAAGAtctttatttaagtcgtctagtATGTTCAAGGCAAACCATTGGAGCTGAGATACACTTAAGTCTCTCCAAGGCAATTTTCACTTCAGTTAGTGCGTGGTGTGATGATAAACTTCAGGACTACCATCTACACTTTGGTAAG AAGCCTCGTGATTTTGGAATGCTCGTCAGCTTGGCATCAACGGTTGGACTTCCTCCATCTGACAGCACGAGAACTGAG CTTATCAAGCTAGACAGGTTGAGTGATGATGTTGGTGATAAGATACAGTCCTATGTTCAGAATTCTATTAAAGGTGCATGTGCCAGG GCTGCACATTTTGCGTACGTGAAATCTCATGGTGAGCGCACGCATGCTCTAGCTCTTCTTGCAAATGAACTGAGTGTCATTGCTAAGGCAGAGATCAATGAGTTTGTCCCAGTTTTTTCGAAATGGTTACCCGAATGTATGATGATCTCGGCCATGCTGCTGCATCGGTTCTATGGAGAAAGACTG ACGCCATTCCTCGAAGGGGTTTCATCCCTCTCTGGTGATGTTAGGAAAGTAGTTCCCGCTGCTTATATGTTAGAGGAAGAGTTAACTCAACTGTATCGTTGTCATAGCAAATCCAAGTTGCACAAACCTTACCTCCACAAGTTGAAGAATTACGAG GTAGAAAAGGTTATCAAACCAGTAATGCTGGACTGGCTTATATCTCAACATGATCATATCTTGCAATGGACTAGGCGAGCTTTTGAAATTGAG GAGTGGGAGCCTGTATCAGTTCATCAAAGACACGCTCCATCAATCGTTGAAATATTCAGGATCATAGAAGAG ACTGTGTCTCAGCTGTTTGGTTTACATCTACCTGTTGATATCACACATCTTCAAGCTCTTCTCTCAATAATATACCATAGCTTGGATACTTATCTTCAGAGAATTTACGATCAACTAG TTGACAAGAAGCTTCTGTATCCGTCAGCTCCTCCTTTGACTCGATTCACGGAGGGTGTTATGCCAGCAATGAAGAGAAAGTCGCTCGAGTTTGCTGAGCCAGATAATAAAATGGTTAAGAAATTGGCAGAGCTGACAATACCGAAACTCTGCATAAGATTGAATACACTCTGC TATATTCAGAGACAAATCAGTGCAACAGAAGATGGAATAAGGAATTCTTTGACACTTGTCCGATCCTCTCTTGAAAAGAGATCaa AAATCGAGGCTAACGAAGCTGAAGAGGAGAATTCATTGACGCATAGTGAAGCTGTTGATGAACTTTTCGCTACCACCTATGATAGCCTTAGGGAGACCAATGCCAATTGCATAACTAAAACCCGTGACCTAATTG GGGCAAGAGTGATATTCTGGGATCTGAGAGATATGTTCCTAGTACAGTTGTACAATGGCACAGTCGAAGGCGCCCGCTTGGAAAGATTACTCCCTCACATTGATACT GTCCTTGACAATGTATGCAGTTTGAGTTATGAAGACTCACGAGATATGGTGGTTTTAAGCATCTGCAGATCCGCGCTG GAAGCTTATGTTCGAGTACTGCTTGATGGAGGTCCAACCCGTGCATATTCGGATTCAGACATCCCTTTGATGGAAGAAGATCTCAGTATTTTGAAG GAGTTCTTCATCGCTGATGGAGAAGGTCTTCCTCGTTCCCTAGTTGAACAAGAAGCAAAACAGGCGAAAGAGATCCTCGACTTGTACTCTCTCGAG AGTGAAATGCTGATACAGATGCTAATGACTGCGAGCGAACTGATTGACATGGGAGTGAGTTCAGAGCAACGGCGCTTGGAGGACGCACAGACACTGGTCAGAGTTCTTTGCCACAAGAAAGACCGAACCGCCTCCAAATTCTTAAAGCGACAATATGAGTTTCCTATGTCATCAG AATATGAAGATCCAACTTCGAATCACCCCGTCTTATCCGAAATCGTGAGAAGCACGTCTACCCGCTGGAGCCTAACGAGCCAGAGTAGTTTCAGTTCCATCAAGAAGAAGATTCAAGATGCAACATCAGAGATCAGGAACAACTCAGGATGGTAG
- the LOC108827571 gene encoding protein unc-13 homolog isoform X2 — MIASMLLSSVDAYPTQRRKMEKGSKLLLSLKRKEKPQLQPQTSSNAHSEVINMIRVQMQISSKMDTCIRRNLVQLAQLRTGEQIDLPQLALGLLVGIFKSDFPNEKLYIKWKTRQANLLEESLCFSRGLEKNERATLRKCLATIRESKEWDVVMSSSLRIDVLSSIRHVASKLSSLPGRCGIEAETYYWTAIYHLNIRLYEKLLFGVFDVLDEGQLIEDASSMLFHLKSIWSTLGITENLHSAIYGWVLFQQFVSTGEPSLLGSAIKELQKVTSTEEGNPKEDLYLSRLVCSRQTIGAEIHLSLSKAIFTSVSAWCDDKLQDYHLHFGKKPRDFGMLVSLASTVGLPPSDSTRTELIKLDRLSDDVGDKIQSYVQNSIKGACARAAHFAYVKSHGERTHALALLANELSVIAKAEINEFVPVFSKWLPECMMISAMLLHRFYGERLTPFLEGVSSLSGDVRKVVPAAYMLEEELTQLYRCHSKSKLHKPYLHKLKNYEVEKVIKPVMLDWLISQHDHILQWTRRAFEIEEWEPVSVHQRHAPSIVEIFRIIEETVSQLFGLHLPVDITHLQALLSIIYHSLDTYLQRIYDQLVDKKLLYPSAPPLTRFTEGVMPAMKRKSLEFAEPDNKMVKKLAELTIPKLCIRLNTLCYIQRQISATEDGIRNSLTLVRSSLEKRSKIEANEAEEENSLTHSEAVDELFATTYDSLRETNANCITKTRDLIGARVIFWDLRDMFLVQLYNGTVEGARLERLLPHIDTVLDNVCSLSYEDSRDMVVLSICRSALEAYVRVLLDGGPTRAYSDSDIPLMEEDLSILKEFFIADGEGLPRSLVEQEAKQAKEILDLYSLESEMLIQMLMTASELIDMGVSSEQRRLEDAQTLVRVLCHKKDRTASKFLKRQYEFPMSSEYEDPTSNHPVLSEIVRSTSTRWSLTSQSSFSSIKKKIQDATSEIRNNSGW, encoded by the exons ATGATTGCGTCTATGTTACTTTCGAG TGTTGATGCATATCCTACTCAGAGAAGAAAGATGGAAAAAGGCTCAAAACTTTTGTTAAGTTTGAAGAGAAAGGAGAAACCACAGCTACAGCCTCAGACCTCTAGTAATGCTCACTCAGAGGTCATCAACATGATCCGTGTCCAGATGCAG ATTTCATCAAAGATGGATACATGCATACGGAGAAATCTGGTACAATTGGCTCAATTGAGGACAGGTGAACAAATCGATCTTCCACAGTTAGCATTGGGGCTTTTGGTTGGTATATTCAAATCAGATTTTCCTAATGAAAAACTCTACATCAAGTGGAAGACTAGACAG GCCAACTTACTAGAAgaatctctctgtttctctcgtGGTCTGGAGAAAAATGAACGAGCAACTTTGAGAAAATGCCTTGCAACGATTAGAGAATCAAAG GAATGGGACGTTGTAATGTCTTCTTCACTGCGGATTGATGTTCTATCTTCTATAAGGCATGTAGCATCAAAGTTGTCATCACTACCAGGCCGATGTGGAATTGAAGCAGAAACATATTATTGGACTGCTATATATCACTTAAACATTAGACTCTATGAGAAATTGTTATTTGGCGTATTTGATGTTCTTGACGAGGGTCAACTCATAGAG GATGCCTCATCAATGCTTTTCCATTTGAAATCAATTTGGTCGACATTGGGCATAACTGAGAACCTACATAGTGCAATATATGGATGGGTTCTTTTTCAACAG TTTGTGAGCACAGGTGAACCTTCTCTTCTAGGAAGCGCAATTAAGGAGTTACAGAAAGTTACTTCCACTGAAGAGGGCAACCCGAAGGAAGAtctttatttaagtcgtctagtATGTTCAAGGCAAACCATTGGAGCTGAGATACACTTAAGTCTCTCCAAGGCAATTTTCACTTCAGTTAGTGCGTGGTGTGATGATAAACTTCAGGACTACCATCTACACTTTGGTAAG AAGCCTCGTGATTTTGGAATGCTCGTCAGCTTGGCATCAACGGTTGGACTTCCTCCATCTGACAGCACGAGAACTGAG CTTATCAAGCTAGACAGGTTGAGTGATGATGTTGGTGATAAGATACAGTCCTATGTTCAGAATTCTATTAAAGGTGCATGTGCCAGG GCTGCACATTTTGCGTACGTGAAATCTCATGGTGAGCGCACGCATGCTCTAGCTCTTCTTGCAAATGAACTGAGTGTCATTGCTAAGGCAGAGATCAATGAGTTTGTCCCAGTTTTTTCGAAATGGTTACCCGAATGTATGATGATCTCGGCCATGCTGCTGCATCGGTTCTATGGAGAAAGACTG ACGCCATTCCTCGAAGGGGTTTCATCCCTCTCTGGTGATGTTAGGAAAGTAGTTCCCGCTGCTTATATGTTAGAGGAAGAGTTAACTCAACTGTATCGTTGTCATAGCAAATCCAAGTTGCACAAACCTTACCTCCACAAGTTGAAGAATTACGAG GTAGAAAAGGTTATCAAACCAGTAATGCTGGACTGGCTTATATCTCAACATGATCATATCTTGCAATGGACTAGGCGAGCTTTTGAAATTGAG GAGTGGGAGCCTGTATCAGTTCATCAAAGACACGCTCCATCAATCGTTGAAATATTCAGGATCATAGAAGAG ACTGTGTCTCAGCTGTTTGGTTTACATCTACCTGTTGATATCACACATCTTCAAGCTCTTCTCTCAATAATATACCATAGCTTGGATACTTATCTTCAGAGAATTTACGATCAACTAG TTGACAAGAAGCTTCTGTATCCGTCAGCTCCTCCTTTGACTCGATTCACGGAGGGTGTTATGCCAGCAATGAAGAGAAAGTCGCTCGAGTTTGCTGAGCCAGATAATAAAATGGTTAAGAAATTGGCAGAGCTGACAATACCGAAACTCTGCATAAGATTGAATACACTCTGC TATATTCAGAGACAAATCAGTGCAACAGAAGATGGAATAAGGAATTCTTTGACACTTGTCCGATCCTCTCTTGAAAAGAGATCaa AAATCGAGGCTAACGAAGCTGAAGAGGAGAATTCATTGACGCATAGTGAAGCTGTTGATGAACTTTTCGCTACCACCTATGATAGCCTTAGGGAGACCAATGCCAATTGCATAACTAAAACCCGTGACCTAATTG GGGCAAGAGTGATATTCTGGGATCTGAGAGATATGTTCCTAGTACAGTTGTACAATGGCACAGTCGAAGGCGCCCGCTTGGAAAGATTACTCCCTCACATTGATACT GTCCTTGACAATGTATGCAGTTTGAGTTATGAAGACTCACGAGATATGGTGGTTTTAAGCATCTGCAGATCCGCGCTG GAAGCTTATGTTCGAGTACTGCTTGATGGAGGTCCAACCCGTGCATATTCGGATTCAGACATCCCTTTGATGGAAGAAGATCTCAGTATTTTGAAG GAGTTCTTCATCGCTGATGGAGAAGGTCTTCCTCGTTCCCTAGTTGAACAAGAAGCAAAACAGGCGAAAGAGATCCTCGACTTGTACTCTCTCGAG AGTGAAATGCTGATACAGATGCTAATGACTGCGAGCGAACTGATTGACATGGGAGTGAGTTCAGAGCAACGGCGCTTGGAGGACGCACAGACACTGGTCAGAGTTCTTTGCCACAAGAAAGACCGAACCGCCTCCAAATTCTTAAAGCGACAATATGAGTTTCCTATGTCATCAG AATATGAAGATCCAACTTCGAATCACCCCGTCTTATCCGAAATCGTGAGAAGCACGTCTACCCGCTGGAGCCTAACGAGCCAGAGTAGTTTCAGTTCCATCAAGAAGAAGATTCAAGATGCAACATCAGAGATCAGGAACAACTCAGGATGGTAG
- the LOC108827574 gene encoding heat stress transcription factor B-2b — protein MPGEQTGETPTVAGVGGGGGGCSAGNSGGSSGGGGDSQRSIPTPFLTKTYQLVDDPVYDDLISWNDDGSTFIVWRPAEFARDLLPKYFKHNNFSSFVRQLNTYGFRKVVPDRWEFSNDCFRRGEKILLRDIQRRKISQPAMAAAAAAAAAVASSGVTVAAAVPVVAPAVSPSNSGEEQVISSNSSPAAAAAASGGGGGGQVGVVLQRMTSCTTAPELVEENERLRKENVQLSQELTKLKGLYSNIYTLMSNFTSGQAEGKALDLMPERQEVSEDIVTASGSETGIGLKLDEDLTPRLFGVSIGAKKRARRDELVTAEEEEDDERREGSNQEGGGEQGSDVKSQPMEEDNNSDDQNGPWLELGN, from the exons ATGCCGGGGGAACAAACCGGAGAAACTCCGACGGTGGCCGGAGTtggcggcggtggtggtggttgtaGCGCCGGAAACAGTGGCGGAAGcagtggaggaggaggagattcgCAGAGGTCTATTCCGACGCCGTTTTTAACGAAAACGTATCAGCTTGTTGACGATCCGGTTTACGACGATTTGATTTCGTGGAACGACGACGGATCAACATTCATCGTGTGGAGACCAGCTGAGTTCGCCAGAGATCTTCTTCCTAAGTACTTCAAACACAACAACTTCTCCAGTTTTGTCCGCCAGCTCAACACTTAC GGGTTTCGAAAAGTAGTTCCGGATCGTTGGGAGTTCTCTAACGATTGTTTCCGGAGAGGCGAGAAGATTCTCCTACGGGATATCCAACGCCGCAAAATCTCTCAGCCTGCTATGGCCGCCGCCGCTGCAGCTGCGGCGGCAGTAGCGTCTTCAGGTGTTACGGTTGCTGCTGCTGTTCCGGTCGTAGCTCCCGCTGTCTCTCCGTCCAACTCTGGAGAAGAGCAGGTGATTTCGTCTAACTCATCACCTGCTGCTGCAGCCGCTGCttcaggaggaggaggaggaggacagGTTGGTGTTGTTCTTCAGAGGATGACGAGCTGCACCACTGCGCCGGAGCTGGTTGAGGAGAACGAGAGGTTGAGGAAAGAGAATGTTCAGTTGAGTCAAGAGCTGACAAAGCTTAAAGGGTTGTATTCGAATATCTACACGCTCATGTCCAACTTCACGTCTGGTCAAGCTGAGGGGAAAGCGTTGGATCTAATGCCGGAGAGACAAGAGGTGAGTGAAGACATCGTAACGGCTTCTGGATCAGAAACAGGGATTGGTCTGAAGCTAGATGAGGATCTGACACCGAGGTTGTTTGGAGTTTCGATTGGGGCGAAGAAGCGAGCTAGGAGAGACGAGTTGGTTACtgcagaggaagaagaggatgatgaGAGACGAGAAGGGAGTAACCAAGAGGGAGGAGGAGAGCAAGGCTCTGATGTTAAGTCACAGCCTATGGAGGAGGATAATAACTCTGATGACCAAAATGGGCCATGGCTTGAACTCGGAAACTGA
- the LOC108834001 gene encoding probable phospholipid hydroperoxide glutathione peroxidase 6, mitochondrial: MAATSVHDFTVKDAKGNEVDLSSYKGKVLLIVNVASQCGLTNSNYTELAQLYHKYKDHGFEILAFPCNQFGNQEPGSNEEIVQFACTRFKAEYPIFDKVDVNGDKAAPIYKFLKSSKGGLFGSGIKWNFSKFLVDKDGNVVDRYAPTTSPLSIEKDLKKLLGVTA; this comes from the exons ATGGCTGCTACATCCGTCCATGATTTCACCGTCAAG GATGCGAAGGGAAATGAGGTGGATCTAAGTAGTTACAAGGGGAAGGTTCTCTTGATTGTCAACGTTGCTTCTCAGTG TGGCTTGACCAATTCCAACTATACTGAGCTTGCCCAGCTCTATCACAAGTACAAAGATCATg ggtttgagatccTTGCATTCCCTTGTAACCAGTTTGGGAATCAAGAACCTGGTTCTAATGAAGAGATTGTTCAGTTTGCTTGTACCCGTTTCAAGGCTGAGTACCCTATTTTCGACAAG GTTGATGTGAACGGTGACAAGGCTGCTCCAATCtacaagtttctcaaatcaAGCAAAGGCGGGCTTTTTGGAAGCGGCATCAAGTGGAACTTCTCCAAGTTCTTGGTTGACAAAGATGGAAATGTAGTTGACCGCTACGCTCCAACCACTTCTCCTCTCAGCATCGAG AAGGACCTGAAGAAACTGTTGGGAGTTACTGCTTAA
- the LOC108825987 gene encoding CASP-like protein 4A4 isoform X2, which yields MKEHKDHVVVITYGPSSEGSATASPFSHQAPSVPTPSSLAYSVTPPASRFSSRRPSVHVTGLVLRFISLVLCFVSALSLAVNVHRPSQRHRSQSSSSFASYPELLYCFGVAVTGLVYTSLQTFKGVCDITHRGVLISESISDYISFILDQVICYLLVSSSSVTIAWIQHANGDAIKTLQSNSIVSASMAFSAFFVLALSSLLSGYKLCKRFMW from the exons ATGAAAGAACACAAAGATCACGTCGTGGTGATCACCTACGGACCATCCTCGGAGGGTTCAGCGACGGCTTCGCCATTCTCTCACCAGGCCCCGTCAGTTCCGACGCCGTCTTCATTGGCATACTCAGTAACGCCGCCAGCATCGAGGTTCAGCTCCCGGCGACCGTCGGTTCATGTTACTGGTTTGGTTCTCCGGTTTATAAGTTTGGTTCTATGTTTTGTCTCTGCTCTTTCACTGGCAGTGAATGTTCATCGGCCTTCGCAGAGACATAGGTCTCAGAGCTCCTCGAGTTTCGCTTCATATCCTGAACTATT GTATTGTTTTGGTGTAGCAGTGACAGGACTCGTTTATACATCTCTGCAAACATTCAAAGGAGTTTGTGATATTACTCACAGAGGAGTTCTAATCTCTGAGTCTATCTCGGATTACATCAGCTTCATTCTGGATCAG gttATATGTTATCTACTAGTATCATCTTCTTCCGTGACAATTGCGTGGATCCAACATGCAAACGGCGATGCGATCAAAACACTTCAAAGTAATTCCATCGTTTCAGCTTCAATGGCTTTCTctgctttttttgttttggcacTCTCGAGCCTCTTGTCTGGGTATAAGCTTTGTAAGAGATTTATGTGGTAA